From a region of the Coffea arabica cultivar ET-39 chromosome 3e, Coffea Arabica ET-39 HiFi, whole genome shotgun sequence genome:
- the LOC140038918 gene encoding probable methyltransferase PMT3: protein MMRGRADGAPRKRLLTSVSIVAVLLVFLYVYFGSKSGGESALEYGSRSLRKLGSSYLGGDEDGDLGTKQDDSAKFSLEDGEDGFVAKTFPVCDDRHSELIPCLDRHLIYQMRLKLDLSLMEHYERHCPLPERRYNCLIPPPSGYRVPIKWPKSRDEVWKANIPHTHLAHEKSDQNWMVEKGEKIVFPGGGTHFHNGADKYIASIANMLNFSNNKLNNEGNIRTVLDVGCGVASFGGYLLSSNIITMSLAPNDVHQNQIQFALERGIPAYLGVLGTKRLPYPSRSFEFAHCSRCRIDWLQRDGILLLELDRLLRPGGYFAYSSPEAYAQDDEDLRIWREMSALVERMCWRIAEKRNQTVIWVKPLTNDCYMERPPGTQPPLCQSDDDPDAVWGVKMEACISRYSDHDHRTRGSGLAPWPARLTAPPPRLADFGYSSEMWEKDMQLWQRRVENYWNLLSPKISSDTLRNVMDMKANMGSFGAALKDKNVWVMNVVPEDGPNTLKLVYDRGLIGTIHNWCEAFSTYPRTYDLLHAWSVFSDIEKKGCSGEDLLLEMDRILRPTGFVIIRDKQPVIEFVKKYMGAMHWEAVGTADSTSDPDQEGDELVFVIQKKLWLTSESLRDTE, encoded by the exons ATGATGAGGGGTAGAGCAGATGGAGCACCAAGGAAGCGCTTATTAACTTCCGTCAGTATTGTGGCAGTTCTTTTGGTTTTCCTGTATGTATATTTTGGCTCTAAGAGCGGCGGTGAGTCTGCCCTGGAGTATGGAAGCAGGTCCTTGAGGAAACTTGGTTCTTCTTATTTGGGAGGAGATGAAGATGGTGATCTTGGAACCAAGCAGGATGATTCTGCCAAGTTTTCTCTGGAAGATGGAGAGGATGGATTTGTTGCAAAGACTTTCCCG GTTTGTGATGACCGTCATTCAGAATTAATCCCCTGTCTGGACAGACATCTCATATACCAGATGAGATTAAAATTGGATTTATCCTTAATGGAGCATTATGAAAGACACTGCCCGTTGCCTGAAAGGCGATACAATTGTTTGATTCCTCCTCCTTCAGGTTACAGG GTTCCTATTAAGTGGCCAAAAAGTAGAGATGAAGTTTGGAAAGCAAACATACCACACACACATCTTGCACATGAAAAATCTGACCAGAACTGGATGGTTGagaaaggtgaaaaaattgtGTTTCCAGGAGGAGGCACACATTTTCACAACGGAGCTGATAAGTACATAGCATCAATTGCAAAT ATGCTGAACTTTTCCAACAATAAATTGAATAATGAAGGAAATATACGCACAGTTCTTGACGTTGGCTGTGGTGTTGCGAGTTTCGGAGGCTATCTTCTTTCATCCAATATAATTACCATGTCATTAGCACCTAATGATGTACATCAAAATCAGATACAGTTTGCATTAGAAAGAGGAATTCCTGCTTATCTTGGTGTTCTTGGGACGAAGAGGCTTCCTTATCCAAGCAGATCATTTGAATTTGCTCACTGTTCTCGTTGTAGGATTGATTGGCTGCAGAGGGATGgaatccttcttcttgagttggACAGGCTACTCAGACCTGGAGGCTATTTTGCTTATTCATCTCCTGAAGCATATGCACAAGACGATGAGGATTTGAGAATCTGGAGAGAGATGAGTGCACTTGTGGAACGTATGTGTTGGAGAATAGCTGAAAAAAGGAATCAAACTGTCATTTGGGTCAAGCCTTTGACAAATGACTGTTATATGGAACGACCACCTGGTACTCAACCCCCTCTTTGCCAGTCTGATGATGATCCTGATGCAGTGTGGGGAGTCAAAATGGAAGCTTGCATTTCACGTTACTCAGACC aTGATCATAGGACTAGGGGTAGCGGTTTGGCCCCTTGGCCTGCTCGACTGACTGCTCCACCTCCACGCCTTGCTGATTTCGGTTACTCAAGTGAAATGTGGGAAAAAGACATG CAACTTTGGCAGCGGAGGGTTGAGAATTACTGGAATCTTTTAAGTCCAAAGATTTCATCAGACACTCTGAGAAATGTGATGGACATGAAAGCGAATATGGGCTCATTTGGAGCTGCTTTGAAGGACAAAAACGTTTGGGTGATGAATGTTGTGCCTGAAGATGGTCCTAACACGCTTAAGCTTGTGTACGATAGAGGGCTTATTGGCACAATCCATAACTG GTGTGAAGCCTTCTCAACATACCCTAGGACTTATGATTTGCTCCATGCTTGGTCTGTGTTCTCTGATATTGAGAAGAAGGGTTGTAGCGGTGAGGATCTGCTGCTTGAAATGGATCGGATACTAAGGCCTACTGGATTTGTTATCATCAGGGACAAACAACCGGTTATTGAGTTTGTAAAGAAGTACATGGGTGCGATGCACTGGGAAGCAGTTGGAACAGCTGATTCCACTTCTGATCCAGACCAGGAAGGAGATGAACTCGTGTTTGTCATCCAAAAGAAGCTGTGGTTGACTAGTGAAAGTTTGAGGGATACAGAATAG